The following are from one region of the Cetobacterium somerae genome:
- a CDS encoding replication initiator protein A encodes MEKKVKKEKDDIVENFNITSTGSLLTDITKIDIRLNQLPDIEVREVIIKETGNFLNLKDNVINIPVEMIVFPFFTPQKQNKRVNFQYSFEDLGVTMYCTLVAKDSRDKVFQPSIFEEKIYTYLISTYEAKKDLDNEDEYIEFEISDFIVHFLGNKMNRTYYTKVEQALKNLKNTEYQFIVSNHTKLGKYKFEDEEFKLLTYQKLKKGKKIYYRVTLNKNIRKKISDKRYIKYNSKALMEILAKDPIAGRIYKYISKIRYEKQEDRINLRTIAAIIPLKTEQTTERVNKNGDTKTYVLCRMKQVLKRVEKAYDVLVELGYVEYYKSYQDKSEDTYYIIYKFNSKKDGECHVSSFIENSKSNKTKEISYSKEKEKYVEKSNFNSDDIEEAEIVEIIDEKPKKEEKLKIENKKEIKKEVVKKIEKNNEFIYPDEIIKNIQKAKKNIYVSRSWDKRTDTKIKKIFIEEGEIVLIEVLKIIYKNLNSNIKTTLVQYINGVLKNLLSQESDVSKQNLTLFNNIVKEKGLISKKKINQARRTVKKPVINSLKELIDETDISVDILKVFDEYDEYEKLKIEEQAIKLCSLEENIDVNFLLTMKRKSKKIYFNTIKKYIERVINE; translated from the coding sequence ATGGAAAAGAAGGTGAAAAAAGAAAAAGATGATATCGTAGAAAATTTTAATATAACATCTACAGGATCACTTTTAACAGATATAACAAAGATTGATATAAGATTGAATCAATTACCAGATATTGAAGTTAGGGAAGTTATAATAAAAGAAACTGGAAATTTTTTAAATTTAAAAGATAATGTAATAAATATACCTGTCGAAATGATTGTTTTTCCATTTTTTACTCCTCAAAAACAAAATAAAAGAGTAAATTTTCAATACTCTTTTGAAGATTTAGGAGTTACTATGTACTGTACATTAGTAGCTAAAGATTCAAGGGATAAAGTATTTCAACCGTCTATTTTTGAAGAAAAAATATATACGTATTTGATTTCCACTTACGAAGCTAAAAAAGATTTGGATAATGAAGATGAATATATTGAGTTTGAAATTTCTGATTTTATAGTTCATTTTTTAGGTAATAAAATGAATAGAACCTATTATACAAAAGTGGAGCAGGCTTTAAAAAATTTGAAAAACACAGAATATCAATTTATTGTTTCAAATCATACAAAATTAGGAAAGTATAAATTTGAAGATGAAGAATTTAAACTTCTAACTTATCAAAAATTAAAAAAGGGTAAAAAAATATATTATAGAGTTACTCTTAATAAAAATATAAGAAAAAAAATAAGTGATAAAAGATATATAAAATATAACTCAAAAGCTTTAATGGAAATTTTAGCAAAAGATCCTATAGCTGGAAGAATTTATAAATATATTAGTAAAATTAGGTATGAAAAACAAGAAGATAGAATAAATTTAAGAACGATAGCTGCAATTATTCCGTTGAAAACAGAACAAACAACTGAAAGAGTAAATAAAAATGGAGATACAAAAACTTATGTTCTTTGTAGAATGAAGCAAGTATTAAAAAGAGTTGAAAAAGCGTATGATGTATTAGTTGAACTTGGATATGTAGAGTATTATAAATCATATCAAGATAAAAGCGAAGATACATACTATATAATTTATAAGTTTAATAGTAAAAAAGATGGAGAATGTCATGTTTCATCATTTATAGAAAATTCAAAGTCAAATAAAACTAAAGAGATTAGTTATTCAAAAGAAAAAGAAAAGTATGTTGAGAAATCTAATTTTAATTCTGATGATATAGAAGAAGCTGAAATTGTTGAAATTATAGATGAAAAACCAAAAAAAGAAGAAAAATTAAAAATAGAAAATAAAAAAGAAATAAAAAAAGAAGTTGTTAAAAAAATTGAAAAAAATAATGAGTTTATTTATCCTGATGAAATAATAAAAAATATACAAAAAGCAAAGAAAAATATATATGTTTCAAGATCTTGGGATAAAAGAACAGATACAAAGATAAAGAAAATATTTATAGAAGAAGGAGAAATTGTTTTAATTGAAGTTTTAAAAATTATATATAAAAATTTAAATTCTAATATAAAAACAACTTTAGTTCAGTATATAAACGGTGTTCTAAAAAATCTCTTAAGTCAAGAAAGTGATGTTTCAAAACAAAACTTAACTTTATTTAACAATATTGTTAAAGAAAAAGGATTAATAAGTAAAAAGAAAATAAATCAAGCAAGAAGAACAGTTAAAAAACCAGTTATAAATAGTTTAAAAGAATTGATTGATGAAACTGATATTTCTGTAGATATACTAAAGGTTTTTGATGAATATGATGAATATGAAAAATTAAAAATTGAGGAGCAAGCTATTAAACTTTGTTCTCTAGAAGAAAATATAGATGTGAATTTTTTACTTACTATGAAAAGAAAATCAAAAAAAATCTATTTTAATACAATAAAAAAATATATTGAGAGAGTTATTAATGAGTAG
- a CDS encoding HPr family phosphocarrier protein, with amino-acid sequence MVSKTVEIKNETGLHTRPGNEFVSLAKTFTSQIELENEEGKKVKGTSLLKLLSLGIKKGAKITVHAAGEDENEAVEKLAHLLENLKD; translated from the coding sequence ATGGTAAGTAAAACAGTTGAAATTAAAAATGAAACAGGACTACATACAAGACCTGGTAACGAATTTGTAAGTTTAGCAAAAACATTTACATCTCAAATTGAATTAGAAAATGAAGAAGGAAAAAAAGTAAAAGGAACATCTTTACTAAAATTACTTTCTTTAGGAATTAAAAAAGGTGCAAAAATAACAGTTCATGCTGCAGGAGAAGATGAGAACGAAGCAGTTGAGAAGTTAGCTCACCTACTTGAAAATCTAAAGGACTAA
- the ptsP gene encoding phosphoenolpyruvate--protein phosphotransferase: MRKFVKGIDASPGVAVGKVFLYKEEELFIDKSECSNIEIQKEKLIEGREKTKEQLLKIREKTARQLGEDKAAIFDGHITLLEDEDLFDEVTELIEDEKITAENALEQGISGYCDMLANLEDEYLRERAADLRDIAKRWLYNIVGIDIVDLSSLPANSVVVARDLTPSDTAQLDLKNVVAFITDIGGKTAHSSIMARSLEIPAVVGTGNITELVTNEASIIVDALTGDVIIEPTQEDVEKYSKKREKYLEEKELLKQLKDKTATSKDGITVGAWANIGSPKDVAGVLRNGANGIGLYRTEFLFMANDRFPTEDEQFEAYKIVAESMKDENGKSYPVTIRTMDIGGDKSLPYMELPHEENPFLGWRALRICLDRPEILKTQFRALLRASAFGYIKIMLPMVISIEECRKSKALLEECKAELRAEGIKFDEDIQLGIMIETPATAFRAKWFAQEVDFFSIGTNDLTQYTLAVDRGNERISHLYDTYNPGVLAAIKAAIDGAHEGGISISMCGEFAGEARATALLFGMGLDAFSMSAISVAKVKKNVMAIDKASAEALVERVMSMSTTEDILAEIDKYNEEVLG, from the coding sequence ATGAGAAAATTTGTAAAAGGTATAGACGCATCTCCAGGGGTAGCAGTAGGAAAAGTATTTTTATATAAAGAAGAGGAGCTTTTCATAGATAAGAGCGAATGCTCAAATATCGAGATTCAAAAAGAAAAGTTAATCGAAGGTAGAGAAAAAACTAAAGAGCAATTATTAAAAATTAGAGAAAAAACAGCTAGACAACTAGGTGAAGATAAAGCGGCAATATTTGATGGACATATAACATTATTAGAAGATGAAGATCTATTTGATGAAGTAACAGAACTGATTGAAGATGAAAAAATAACAGCAGAAAATGCTTTAGAGCAAGGTATCAGCGGATATTGTGATATGTTAGCAAACTTAGAAGATGAGTATTTAAGAGAAAGAGCAGCAGATTTAAGAGATATAGCTAAAAGATGGTTATACAACATAGTAGGAATAGATATTGTTGATTTATCTTCACTTCCTGCAAATTCAGTTGTAGTAGCAAGAGACTTAACTCCATCAGATACTGCTCAATTAGACTTAAAAAATGTTGTAGCATTTATAACTGATATTGGTGGAAAAACAGCTCACTCATCTATTATGGCTAGATCTTTAGAGATTCCAGCAGTAGTTGGAACTGGAAATATAACTGAATTAGTAACTAATGAAGCTTCGATAATAGTTGATGCTTTAACTGGTGATGTTATAATTGAACCTACACAAGAGGATGTAGAAAAGTATTCAAAGAAAAGAGAGAAATATTTAGAAGAAAAAGAGTTATTAAAGCAATTAAAAGATAAAACAGCTACATCGAAAGATGGAATAACTGTTGGAGCTTGGGCAAATATAGGATCTCCAAAAGATGTTGCAGGAGTTCTAAGAAATGGTGCTAATGGAATTGGTCTTTATAGAACAGAGTTTCTATTTATGGCAAATGATAGATTCCCAACAGAGGATGAGCAATTTGAAGCTTATAAAATTGTTGCTGAATCAATGAAAGATGAAAATGGAAAATCATATCCAGTAACAATTAGAACAATGGATATAGGTGGAGATAAATCATTACCGTATATGGAGCTACCACATGAGGAAAATCCGTTCTTAGGATGGAGAGCTTTAAGAATATGTCTAGATAGACCTGAAATCTTAAAAACACAGTTTAGAGCGCTTTTAAGAGCATCAGCATTTGGATATATTAAAATAATGTTACCTATGGTAATTTCAATAGAAGAGTGTAGAAAATCAAAAGCTTTATTAGAAGAGTGTAAAGCTGAATTAAGAGCTGAAGGAATAAAATTTGATGAGGATATCCAATTAGGAATTATGATTGAAACTCCAGCTACAGCATTTAGAGCTAAATGGTTTGCACAAGAAGTTGATTTCTTCTCAATAGGAACAAATGACTTAACTCAATATACATTAGCAGTAGATAGAGGAAATGAGAGAATATCTCACTTATATGATACATACAATCCAGGAGTTTTAGCAGCTATTAAAGCAGCAATAGATGGAGCTCATGAAGGTGGAATATCTATATCAATGTGTGGAGAGTTTGCAGGAGAAGCTAGAGCAACAGCTTTATTATTTGGAATGGGATTAGATGCATTCTCAATGTCAGCTATTTCAGTTGCAAAAGTAAAGAAAAATGTAATGGCTATAGATAAAGCTTCAGCAGAGGCTTTAGTTGAAAGAGTAATGTCAATGAGTACAACAGAGGATATCTTAGCAGAAATAGACAAATATAATGAAGAAGTATTAGGATAA
- a CDS encoding alanine racemase yields the protein MGLKDFKIKVSKENILHNYHYLKKLRNKDIIAVVKANAYGHGIENIVRFLSENGCKYFAVARECEAEKILKLKIENINIIILETIDEIEILKNNKNIHMVINSFKDLLNLLDKGVSTQQLHLKLDFGFGRNGILEKDFFKLKELIKEKNLKFKGLCTHVFAADYDDMILIEKRFSQMLKELGDERFEIIHMQNSAGVISIEGEFCTHIRCGTILFGLQEIGYYDPCIKRAFKLNGRILDIKDIDDLKYIGYEKKENLNIGKYRKVAKIRLGYGDGFSKRSEGIMSIINNKKFKIVHISMDSSFILVDDSVKEGDNIEIFHDLEESINHLKVPHYEFLSCINDRIKRELI from the coding sequence ATGGGATTAAAAGATTTTAAAATAAAGGTTTCTAAAGAAAATATTCTACATAACTATCACTATTTAAAAAAACTTAGAAATAAAGATATAATAGCTGTTGTAAAAGCTAATGCTTATGGGCATGGAATAGAAAATATAGTTAGATTTTTATCAGAAAACGGTTGTAAATATTTCGCAGTAGCTAGAGAGTGTGAAGCTGAAAAAATATTAAAGTTAAAAATAGAAAATATAAATATTATTATTTTAGAAACAATAGATGAAATAGAAATTTTAAAAAATAATAAAAATATTCATATGGTAATAAATAGTTTTAAAGATCTTTTAAATCTTTTAGATAAAGGAGTTTCAACACAACAATTACATTTAAAATTAGATTTTGGATTTGGAAGAAATGGAATTTTAGAAAAAGACTTTTTTAAACTAAAAGAGTTAATAAAAGAAAAAAATTTAAAATTTAAGGGTCTTTGTACCCATGTTTTTGCTGCAGATTATGATGATATGATTTTAATAGAAAAAAGATTTTCTCAGATGTTAAAAGAGTTAGGAGATGAGAGATTTGAGATTATTCATATGCAAAATAGTGCTGGAGTTATTTCAATAGAGGGTGAATTTTGCACTCATATACGGTGTGGAACTATTTTATTTGGACTTCAAGAAATAGGATATTATGATCCATGTATAAAAAGAGCTTTTAAGCTAAATGGTAGAATATTAGATATAAAAGATATAGATGATTTAAAATATATAGGATATGAAAAAAAAGAAAATTTAAATATAGGAAAATATAGAAAAGTAGCAAAAATTCGTTTAGGTTATGGAGATGGCTTTTCAAAAAGAAGTGAAGGTATTATGTCTATAATCAATAATAAAAAGTTTAAAATAGTTCATATTAGTATGGATAGTTCATTTATTTTAGTGGATGATTCAGTAAAAGAAGGGGATAACATTGAGATATTTCATGATTTAGAAGAAAGTATAAATCATTTAAAAGTTCCTCACTATGAATTTTTATCATGTATAAATGACAGAATAAAAAGAGAATTAATATGA
- a CDS encoding methionine ABC transporter ATP-binding protein: protein MITLERVNKIYNNEFHAVKDVSLKIEKSEIFGIIGLSGAGKSSLIRLFNGLEPLTTGKIEIEGVDLSKLSKKELLNKRKKIGMIFQHFNLLKSRTVKENIAFPLEIDGWSKVEIDVRVKELLKLVELEDKEEFYPTQLSGGQKQRVAIARALANNPDILLSDEATSALDPKTTKSILKLIKDIQKKMGLTVVLITHQMEVIREVCDRVAVMSNGEVVETGKTYEIFLSPKTEITKELISYVPPQEKEEIDYIKKSGNKVIKLMFLGSVAGDPILSKAVKKFNIDINVLGGAIDLLSTMQVGHLIVELIGDMDKQNEAIAWFPSLDVGVEVIYDGI, encoded by the coding sequence ATGATTACTTTAGAAAGAGTGAATAAAATTTATAATAATGAGTTTCATGCTGTAAAAGATGTTTCTTTAAAGATTGAGAAGAGTGAAATATTTGGAATTATTGGATTAAGTGGAGCTGGAAAATCATCTTTAATTAGATTATTTAATGGATTAGAGCCATTGACAACAGGAAAAATAGAGATTGAAGGAGTGGATTTATCAAAACTTTCAAAGAAAGAACTATTAAATAAAAGAAAAAAAATTGGAATGATATTTCAGCATTTTAATTTATTAAAATCTAGAACAGTTAAAGAAAATATAGCATTTCCTTTAGAAATCGATGGTTGGTCAAAAGTAGAAATTGATGTAAGAGTTAAAGAGCTTTTAAAGTTAGTAGAACTTGAAGATAAAGAGGAGTTTTATCCAACTCAACTCTCTGGAGGACAAAAACAAAGAGTTGCAATAGCTAGAGCTTTAGCTAATAATCCAGATATTCTCTTATCAGATGAAGCAACATCCGCTTTAGATCCAAAAACTACAAAGTCTATATTAAAATTAATTAAAGATATTCAAAAAAAAATGGGATTAACAGTTGTTTTAATAACTCATCAAATGGAAGTTATTAGAGAGGTTTGTGACAGAGTAGCTGTTATGTCAAATGGTGAAGTTGTGGAAACTGGAAAAACATATGAAATATTTTTAAGTCCAAAAACAGAGATTACAAAAGAATTAATATCATATGTTCCACCTCAAGAAAAAGAAGAGATTGATTACATAAAAAAATCTGGAAATAAAGTTATAAAATTAATGTTTTTAGGCTCAGTAGCAGGAGATCCCATATTATCTAAAGCTGTAAAAAAGTTTAATATAGATATAAATGTCTTAGGTGGTGCAATTGATCTTTTATCAACTATGCAGGTAGGACATTTAATAGTTGAATTAATAGGGGATATGGATAAACAAAATGAAGCAATAGCTTGGTTTCCAAGTTTAGATGTAGGAGTGGAGGTTATTTACGATGGTATTTAA
- a CDS encoding methionine ABC transporter permease produces MVFNMLVQATLETIYMVLLSAVVSLGIGFPCGILAAITSDGHIFENRGINRILNGIINITRSFPYIILMILLLPLSRFIIGTTIGSTAAIVPLSISAAPFVARIVENCVLEVDRGVIEASESLGANNFTIITKVMIPESLPSLIQGITLLIINLIGLSAMAGAIGGGGLGDLAIRFGYNRFKLDIMIYSVLIIIVLVQGVQLIGNLISNRLKKNGR; encoded by the coding sequence ATGGTATTTAATATGTTAGTACAAGCGACACTAGAGACAATATATATGGTTTTATTATCTGCTGTGGTTTCATTAGGAATAGGATTTCCTTGTGGAATTTTAGCAGCGATTACATCAGATGGACATATATTTGAAAATAGGGGAATAAATAGAATTTTGAATGGAATTATAAATATAACAAGATCATTTCCTTATATAATTTTAATGATTTTATTATTGCCACTATCTAGATTTATAATAGGGACAACAATAGGAAGTACAGCAGCAATAGTTCCTCTTTCTATATCGGCAGCCCCATTTGTAGCAAGAATAGTTGAAAATTGTGTTTTAGAAGTGGATAGAGGAGTAATAGAAGCAAGTGAAAGTCTAGGAGCTAATAATTTTACAATAATAACTAAAGTAATGATTCCAGAATCGTTACCATCTCTAATCCAAGGAATAACACTATTAATTATTAATTTAATAGGTTTATCTGCAATGGCTGGAGCTATTGGTGGTGGTGGACTTGGGGATTTAGCTATCAGATTTGGTTATAATAGATTTAAGTTAGATATAATGATTTATTCGGTTTTAATTATTATAGTTTTAGTTCAAGGAGTTCAATTAATTGGAAATTTAATATCAAATAGATTGAAAAAAAATGGGAGGTAG
- a CDS encoding MetQ/NlpA family ABC transporter substrate-binding protein: protein MKKLVLVLGLLGSVISFGAKLKVGASPVPHAQLLQLVKDDLKKENVELEIIELTDYVTPNLLLDSKELDANFFQHKPYLETFSKEKNLKLVSAGNVHVEPLGVYSKKVNKIENLKKGGVVAIPNDPTNGGRALILLHNNGIIKLKNPQDLLATEFDIVENKNNLKFKSLDAAQIPRALEDVDLAVVNGNYAIEAGLNPLTEALIIEGKESPYANLIAVREGDEKKEDIQKLVKVLQSEKVKVFIENTYKGGVVPAF from the coding sequence ATGAAAAAATTAGTTTTAGTATTAGGTTTATTAGGATCAGTTATAAGTTTTGGAGCAAAATTAAAAGTTGGAGCTTCTCCAGTTCCTCATGCACAACTTTTACAATTAGTAAAAGATGATTTAAAAAAAGAAAATGTAGAATTAGAAATAATAGAATTAACAGATTATGTAACCCCAAATTTACTATTAGATTCAAAAGAGTTGGATGCTAATTTTTTCCAACATAAACCATATTTAGAAACTTTTTCTAAAGAGAAAAATTTAAAATTAGTATCAGCAGGTAATGTTCATGTAGAACCTTTAGGAGTTTATTCTAAAAAAGTTAATAAAATAGAGAATTTAAAAAAAGGTGGAGTGGTAGCAATACCAAACGATCCAACAAATGGTGGAAGAGCTTTAATTCTTTTACATAATAATGGTATTATAAAATTGAAGAATCCTCAAGATTTATTAGCTACAGAGTTTGATATCGTAGAAAATAAAAATAATTTAAAATTTAAGTCTTTAGATGCTGCTCAAATACCAAGAGCATTAGAAGATGTTGATTTAGCAGTAGTAAATGGTAATTATGCAATCGAAGCAGGACTTAATCCTTTAACAGAAGCTTTGATAATTGAAGGAAAAGAATCACCTTATGCTAACTTAATAGCTGTAAGAGAGGGAGATGAGAAAAAAGAGGATATTCAGAAATTAGTAAAAGTTTTACAAAGTGAAAAAGTAAAAGTTTTTATAGAAAATACTTATAAAGGTGGAGTAGTTCCAGCTTTTTAG
- a CDS encoding DUF134 domain-containing protein: MARPTKVRSVEFIPNETKFIPEGSKNCNIHFNNIKIEELEAIRLKDLENLSQEECAEKMGVSRQTFQNILNSARVKITEALIMGYGIQLKGGDFKTPHCQFICNSCGQTFIPTLKKDLDFCPNCNSEDIFCTKKKVKCKKVCKLDIK, from the coding sequence ATGGCTAGACCTACTAAAGTTAGAAGTGTAGAATTTATTCCAAATGAAACAAAGTTTATCCCTGAGGGAAGCAAAAATTGTAATATTCATTTTAATAATATAAAAATTGAAGAATTAGAAGCAATTAGACTTAAAGATTTAGAAAATTTATCTCAAGAAGAGTGTGCTGAAAAAATGGGAGTTTCAAGACAAACTTTTCAAAATATACTTAATTCAGCAAGAGTTAAAATAACCGAAGCTCTTATTATGGGATATGGAATTCAATTAAAGGGAGGAGATTTTAAAACTCCTCATTGTCAATTTATATGTAACTCTTGTGGACAAACTTTTATTCCTACATTAAAAAAAGATTTAGATTTTTGTCCTAACTGTAATTCAGAAGATATATTTTGTACAAAAAAGAAAGTTAAATGTAAAAAAGTTTGTAAATTAGATATAAAATAA
- a CDS encoding NifB/NifX family molybdenum-iron cluster-binding protein, with amino-acid sequence MKIAVVSENNKISQHFGRAEGFFVYDGTNKEYHKSNGHGAIPGQLKELGVEFVACGGIGEGALNNLKSLDIKVFSGLEGFCDDIADGFFKHILVNGEAVCNSHEHHHEHHHGHGHSCNCKCGK; translated from the coding sequence ATGAAAATTGCAGTTGTTTCTGAAAATAACAAAATTAGTCAACATTTTGGAAGAGCAGAAGGTTTTTTTGTTTATGATGGTACAAATAAAGAATACCATAAAAGTAATGGACATGGAGCTATTCCTGGACAATTAAAGGAATTAGGTGTTGAATTTGTAGCTTGTGGTGGAATTGGTGAAGGAGCTTTAAATAACTTAAAATCTCTTGATATTAAAGTTTTTTCTGGTCTAGAAGGATTTTGTGACGATATAGCTGATGGATTCTTTAAACATATATTAGTTAATGGAGAAGCAGTATGTAATAGTCATGAGCATCACCATGAACATCATCATGGACATGGACACTCTTGTAACTGTAAGTGTGGAAAATAA
- a CDS encoding sigma-54-dependent Fis family transcriptional regulator — MKTDLLVIKDELKKYAKTISKLFAMDVGICDKNLIRITGSGPQKIGEKIRGRANKKTLETKETTVILNPREDEICSGCSEKECCLEVLEISTPIMYEGKLIGLISLVSFDENQKKRVLENLKNYLDFVEQMAELISIRFIEYNESLEKTERENVLTTILNTIQKGVLRFNSEGIITSINNFALKKIESDSRIIGKKIQLNSQNDFLMEEEIYRLKVQEKELIVLGKILPFEAFGKNEKIFIFDDMNKVNDGIRGLVETSNSVSLENIIGDSEFTNLLKERIKHVAPSKSTVLITGESGTGKELVARALHYHSSRRNAPFVVINCAAIPESLLESELFGYVRGAFTGADKNGRMGKFELANGGVIFLDEIGDMPLYLQAKILRVLQERKVTRVGSNRDIELDIRIIAATNVDLEKKIIEKEFREDLYYRLKVIPFEVAPLRDRREDILPITKNLIKKYNRITDKYISFIDIEVEKLFLNYSWPGNIRELENVVEFMFNLSDNSDILSLSTVPEKLLENRKINNDIVVKNKEFKDVSYMEDFQIVEKNYIEKAFKIFGRDTEGKKKIAEKMGIGLTTLYRKIQKYDI, encoded by the coding sequence ATGAAAACTGATTTATTAGTGATAAAAGATGAATTAAAAAAATATGCAAAAACAATATCAAAACTATTTGCAATGGATGTTGGAATTTGTGATAAAAATCTTATAAGAATAACAGGAAGTGGTCCTCAAAAAATAGGTGAAAAAATAAGAGGAAGAGCTAATAAAAAGACATTAGAAACTAAAGAAACAACAGTTATTTTAAATCCTAGAGAGGATGAAATTTGTAGTGGTTGTTCAGAAAAAGAGTGTTGTTTAGAAGTACTAGAAATATCAACTCCAATAATGTATGAGGGGAAATTAATTGGTTTAATAAGTTTAGTTTCTTTTGATGAAAATCAAAAGAAAAGAGTTTTAGAAAATTTAAAAAACTATTTAGACTTTGTTGAACAAATGGCTGAACTAATAAGTATAAGATTTATTGAATACAATGAAAGTTTAGAAAAAACAGAAAGAGAAAATGTTCTTACAACAATATTAAACACAATTCAAAAAGGTGTTTTGAGGTTTAATAGTGAAGGAATAATTACAAGTATTAATAATTTTGCTTTAAAAAAAATAGAATCAGATAGTAGAATTATTGGAAAAAAAATACAATTGAACTCACAAAATGATTTTCTTATGGAAGAAGAGATATATAGATTAAAAGTTCAAGAAAAAGAGTTAATAGTCCTTGGAAAAATATTACCTTTTGAAGCTTTTGGAAAAAATGAAAAAATTTTTATTTTTGATGATATGAATAAGGTAAATGATGGAATTAGAGGCCTAGTTGAAACATCAAATAGCGTTTCGTTAGAAAATATAATAGGTGATTCAGAGTTTACTAATCTATTAAAAGAAAGAATAAAACATGTTGCACCTTCAAAATCAACAGTACTAATAACAGGAGAAAGTGGAACTGGAAAAGAGTTAGTTGCAAGAGCTTTACACTATCATAGTTCAAGAAGAAATGCCCCGTTTGTTGTTATAAACTGCGCAGCAATTCCAGAGTCTCTTTTAGAAAGTGAATTGTTTGGATATGTGAGAGGAGCTTTTACAGGTGCTGACAAAAATGGACGTATGGGAAAGTTTGAGTTAGCAAATGGAGGAGTTATATTTTTAGATGAAATTGGAGATATGCCTTTATATTTGCAAGCTAAAATATTAAGGGTGCTTCAAGAGAGAAAAGTAACAAGAGTAGGTTCAAATAGAGATATAGAATTAGATATTAGAATCATTGCAGCAACAAATGTAGATTTAGAAAAAAAGATTATTGAAAAAGAATTCAGGGAAGATCTTTATTATAGATTAAAAGTTATACCTTTTGAAGTAGCACCTTTAAGGGATAGAAGAGAAGATATTCTACCAATAACAAAAAATCTTATAAAAAAATATAATAGAATAACTGATAAATATATAAGTTTTATTGATATTGAGGTAGAAAAACTATTTTTAAATTATTCTTGGCCAGGAAATATAAGAGAGTTAGAAAATGTAGTAGAATTTATGTTTAATCTTTCAGATAATAGTGATATTTTAAGTTTATCTACAGTTCCGGAAAAGTTATTAGAAAATAGAAAGATAAATAATGATATAGTAGTGAAAAATAAAGAATTTAAAGATGTATCTTATATGGAGGATTTTCAAATAGTAGAAAAAAATTATATTGAAAAAGCTTTTAAAATTTTTGGAAGAGATACAGAAGGAAAGAAAAAAATAGCAGAAAAAATGGGAATAGGACTAACAACTTTATATAGAAAAATACAAAAATATGATATTTAA